Proteins encoded within one genomic window of Humulus lupulus chromosome 1, drHumLupu1.1, whole genome shotgun sequence:
- the LOC133798874 gene encoding uncharacterized protein At1g01500-like isoform X2 produces the protein MENSYESSNGHRPSDNGLMPGSHHPHKPKVSLPWLDLKVFYVRISRCVLDDSTPEYLTLNHVPLDPDTLLEVNGVRTSIYSDGETTLLRRDRLDKKSEEVTFVSTDNIRITGSVKFEVIDKDVLLLSGVLDLCNSNGFPRESNHGQRWIMDCESNIIVGTGFLKGKQLMAADTASPTIEVYIAGSFFGTPLILTKTLQLCSKKKHTRMALLDSIPEYETTQDQKEAPSRLALQVAEYQHQKPESEDYSMYSGAAYLEGEDGELSWFNAGVRVGVGIGLSVCLGIGIGVGLLVRTYQGTTRNFRRRL, from the exons ATGGAAAATTCATATGAAAGTTCAAACGGACACAGACCATCTGATAATGGACTCATGCCTGGGAGTCATCATCCTCACAAGCCCAAGGTTTCATTACCTTGGCTCGATTTAAAAGTTTTTTATGTTAGAATCAGCAGATGCGTACTTGATGATTCCACTCCCGAGTACCTCACTTTAAATCATGTTCCTCTGGATCCTGACACCCTTCTTGAAGTTAATGGTGTTAGGACCAGTATTTATTCAGATGGGGAAACGACCCTTCTTCGAAGGGATCGATTAGATAAGAAATCTGAAGAAGTAACATTTGTAAGCACTGACAATATAAGGATTACTGGAAGTGTGAAATTCGAGGTCATTGATAAGGATGTCCTTTTGCTATCTGGGGTCTTAGATTTGTGTAATAGTAATGGTTTCCCTAGGGAATCAAATCACGGCCAAAGATGGATCATGGATTGTGAATCAAATATAATTGTTGGGACTGGCTTCCTCAAAGGGAAGCAATTGATGGCTGCAGACACTGCTTCACCAACAATTGAGGTATATATTGCCGGGTCATTCTTTGGAACTCCACTTATCTTAACAAAGACTTTACAACTTTGTTCTAAAAAGAAGCATACAAGGATGGCACTGTTAGATTCAATACCCGAGTACGAGACAACACAAGACCAGAAAGAAGCTCCTTCCAGGCTAGCATTGCAG GTGGCGGAATACCAGCACCAAAAACCAGAGAGTGAAGACTATAGCATGTACTCGGGGGCAGCATACTTAGAAGGTGAAGATGGAGAGCTTTCATGGTTCAATGCTGGTGTGAGAGTAGGTGTTGGCATTGGCCTCAGTGTATGTCTAGGAATCGGAATTGGAGTTGGCTTACTGGTTCGTACGTACCAAGGCACCACCAGAAACTTTAGAAGACGTCTTTAG
- the LOC133798838 gene encoding BTB/POZ domain-containing protein At3g05675-like isoform X1 yields MTKKRQRVVNTAAEAATTTSTASSRRLSSTAAMINSSLSDKTLTQASQKPCPHSSTGAAAFNDSTSADVVLRLFVEPSPLDLDELESPSETESEVFLYLHSHVLRRSKYFAALLSDRWQKDRGADGHDIVGESDEELIRINLGVPPTIESGITVLELLYSGDFFNTINSASMALDLLPVALELLFEECVRSCVRFLEAVPWTEEEEKRVMSMIPLLGGEESKELLARVSPGGNDSSEEMLYSLIVAAIHSPPNMALVKAFVAKLLRDFSSKESAKRVLERAFDASLKVVKESMEEYSSPTFRGDNNETEAMQRLNLHTAMTNGRQLLWLVERMIELKVADTAVKEWSEQASLTSDLQRAFRDDAWRNLVPGLPVVVLRSTCKLANAVATGSILAATQVRKKLVKDWLPVLIVCKDNVSPLSHNNKTLYLELEEIFLRIISTLPMSDAQELLQQCLSFSNRNVEDCSHLVTAFNTWFRRAAHPRQEN; encoded by the exons ATGACCAAGAAACGGCAGCGCGTGGTAAACACTGCCGCGGAAGCGGCGACGACGACATCGACCGCGTCTTCACGCCGTCTTTCCTCCACCGCCGCCATGATCAACTCCTCCCTCTCCGACAAAACCCTAACTCAGGCCTCTCAAAAGCCCTGCCCCCATTCTTCCACCGGAGCCGCCGCTTTCAACGATTCTACGTCGGCTGACGTCGTCCTCCGCCTCTTCGTTGAGCCATCTCCACTCGATTTGGACGAGCTAGAATCGCCATCCGAAACCGAGTCCGAGGTTTTTCTCTACCTCCATTCCCATGTCCTTCGTCGCTCCAAGTACTTTGCCGCTCTCTTGTCCGACCGTTGGCAGAAAGATCGCGGAGCCGACGGCCATGATATCGTCGGTGAGTCCGACGAAGAGCTGATTCGGATCAATCTCGGTGTGCCTCCCACAATCGAGTCCGGGATCACGGTACTGGAACTTCTCTACTCTGGAGATTTTTTTAACACTATTAACAGTGCCTCCATGGCTCTGGATCTTCTCCCCGTGGCGCTTGAATTGCTCTTCGAGGAATGCGTTCGGTCCTGTGTTCGCTTTCTCGAGGCCGTACCGTGGACCGAGGAAGAGGAGAAAAGGGTTATGTCTATGATTCCATTACTGGGTGGGGAAGAGTCCAAGGAGCTTCTTGCTAGGGTTTCGCCTGGGGGTAACGATTCTAGCGAAGAAATGCTTTACAGTTTAATTGTGGCTGCGATTCACAGCCCTCCAAACATGGCTTTGGTCAAGGCTTTTGTAGCTAAGCTGTTGAGGGACTTCTCTTCTAAGGAGTCGGCCAAGAGGGTACTGGAGAGGGCCTTCGATGCGAGCTTGAAGGTGGTCAAGGAATCAATGGAAGAGTATTCGAGTCCGACTTTTCGAGGGGATAATAACGAGACGGAGGCCATGCAGAGGCTAAATCTACACACTGCCATGACCAATGGTCGGCAATTGCTTTGGCTGGTCGAGAGAATGATTGAGCTCAAAGTGGCTGATACGGCCGTCAAGGAATGGAGCGAACAAGCCTCTCTTACTTCGGATCTTCAGAGGGCATTTCGTGATGATGCGTGGAGGAATCTCGTGCCGGGTCTCCCTGTTGTTGTGCTTCGCTCCACTTGTAAGCTTGCCAATGCGGTCGCCACTGGTAGTATTCTTGCTGCAACACAG GTTAGAAAGAAGCTTGTAAAAGATTGGCTTcctgttctgattgtttgcaagGACAATGTTTCGCCTCTGTCTCACAATAACAAAACTCTCTACTTGGAGTTGGAGGAGATATTCCTGAGAATCATCTCCACACTTCCCATGTCAGATGCCCAGGAGTTGTTGCAGCAGTGTCTCAGCTTTTCAAACCGAAATGTGGAAGATTGCTCTCACTTGGTCACTGCTTTCAACACCTGGTTTCGCCGAGCAGCTCATCCCCGCCAAGAAAACTAG
- the LOC133798838 gene encoding BTB/POZ domain-containing protein At1g63850-like isoform X2, producing the protein MTKKRQRVVNTAAEAATTTSTASSRRLSSTAAMINSSLSDKTLTQASQKPCPHSSTGAAAFNDSTSADVVLRLFVEPSPLDLDELESPSETESEVFLYLHSHVLRRSKYFAALLSDRWQKDRGADGHDIVGESDEELIRINLGVPPTIESGITVLELLYSGDFFNTINSASMALDLLPVALELLFEECVRSCVRFLEAVPWTEEEEKRVMSMIPLLGGEESKELLARVSPGGNDSSEEMLYSLIVAAIHSPPNMALVKAFVAKLLRDFSSKESAKRVLERAFDASLKVVKESMEEYSSPTFRGDNNETEAMQRLNLHTAMTNGRQLLWLVERMIELKVADTAVKEWSEQASLTSDLQRAFRDDAWRNLVPGLPVVVLRSTCKLANAVATGSILAATQLACSLQRL; encoded by the exons ATGACCAAGAAACGGCAGCGCGTGGTAAACACTGCCGCGGAAGCGGCGACGACGACATCGACCGCGTCTTCACGCCGTCTTTCCTCCACCGCCGCCATGATCAACTCCTCCCTCTCCGACAAAACCCTAACTCAGGCCTCTCAAAAGCCCTGCCCCCATTCTTCCACCGGAGCCGCCGCTTTCAACGATTCTACGTCGGCTGACGTCGTCCTCCGCCTCTTCGTTGAGCCATCTCCACTCGATTTGGACGAGCTAGAATCGCCATCCGAAACCGAGTCCGAGGTTTTTCTCTACCTCCATTCCCATGTCCTTCGTCGCTCCAAGTACTTTGCCGCTCTCTTGTCCGACCGTTGGCAGAAAGATCGCGGAGCCGACGGCCATGATATCGTCGGTGAGTCCGACGAAGAGCTGATTCGGATCAATCTCGGTGTGCCTCCCACAATCGAGTCCGGGATCACGGTACTGGAACTTCTCTACTCTGGAGATTTTTTTAACACTATTAACAGTGCCTCCATGGCTCTGGATCTTCTCCCCGTGGCGCTTGAATTGCTCTTCGAGGAATGCGTTCGGTCCTGTGTTCGCTTTCTCGAGGCCGTACCGTGGACCGAGGAAGAGGAGAAAAGGGTTATGTCTATGATTCCATTACTGGGTGGGGAAGAGTCCAAGGAGCTTCTTGCTAGGGTTTCGCCTGGGGGTAACGATTCTAGCGAAGAAATGCTTTACAGTTTAATTGTGGCTGCGATTCACAGCCCTCCAAACATGGCTTTGGTCAAGGCTTTTGTAGCTAAGCTGTTGAGGGACTTCTCTTCTAAGGAGTCGGCCAAGAGGGTACTGGAGAGGGCCTTCGATGCGAGCTTGAAGGTGGTCAAGGAATCAATGGAAGAGTATTCGAGTCCGACTTTTCGAGGGGATAATAACGAGACGGAGGCCATGCAGAGGCTAAATCTACACACTGCCATGACCAATGGTCGGCAATTGCTTTGGCTGGTCGAGAGAATGATTGAGCTCAAAGTGGCTGATACGGCCGTCAAGGAATGGAGCGAACAAGCCTCTCTTACTTCGGATCTTCAGAGGGCATTTCGTGATGATGCGTGGAGGAATCTCGTGCCGGGTCTCCCTGTTGTTGTGCTTCGCTCCACTTGTAAGCTTGCCAATGCGGTCGCCACTGGTAGTATTCTTGCTGCAACACAG CTTGCTTGCTCGCTTCAACGATTATAA
- the LOC133798838 gene encoding BTB/POZ domain-containing protein At1g63850-like isoform X3: protein MTKKRQRVVNTAAEAATTTSTASSRRLSSTAAMINSSLSDKTLTQASQKPCPHSSTGAAAFNDSTSADVVLRLFVEPSPLDLDELESPSETESEVFLYLHSHVLRRSKYFAALLSDRWQKDRGADGHDIVGESDEELIRINLGVPPTIESGITVLELLYSGDFFNTINSASMALDLLPVALELLFEECVRSCVRFLEAVPWTEEEEKRVMSMIPLLGGEESKELLARVSPGGNDSSEEMLYSLIVAAIHSPPNMALVKAFVAKLLRDFSSKESAKRVLERAFDASLKVVKESMEEYSSPTFRGDNNETEAMQRLNLHTAMTNGRQLLWLVERMIELKVADTAVKEWSEQASLTSDLQRAFRDDAWRNLVPGLPVVVLRSTCKLANAVATGSILAATQVNVSCLLC from the exons ATGACCAAGAAACGGCAGCGCGTGGTAAACACTGCCGCGGAAGCGGCGACGACGACATCGACCGCGTCTTCACGCCGTCTTTCCTCCACCGCCGCCATGATCAACTCCTCCCTCTCCGACAAAACCCTAACTCAGGCCTCTCAAAAGCCCTGCCCCCATTCTTCCACCGGAGCCGCCGCTTTCAACGATTCTACGTCGGCTGACGTCGTCCTCCGCCTCTTCGTTGAGCCATCTCCACTCGATTTGGACGAGCTAGAATCGCCATCCGAAACCGAGTCCGAGGTTTTTCTCTACCTCCATTCCCATGTCCTTCGTCGCTCCAAGTACTTTGCCGCTCTCTTGTCCGACCGTTGGCAGAAAGATCGCGGAGCCGACGGCCATGATATCGTCGGTGAGTCCGACGAAGAGCTGATTCGGATCAATCTCGGTGTGCCTCCCACAATCGAGTCCGGGATCACGGTACTGGAACTTCTCTACTCTGGAGATTTTTTTAACACTATTAACAGTGCCTCCATGGCTCTGGATCTTCTCCCCGTGGCGCTTGAATTGCTCTTCGAGGAATGCGTTCGGTCCTGTGTTCGCTTTCTCGAGGCCGTACCGTGGACCGAGGAAGAGGAGAAAAGGGTTATGTCTATGATTCCATTACTGGGTGGGGAAGAGTCCAAGGAGCTTCTTGCTAGGGTTTCGCCTGGGGGTAACGATTCTAGCGAAGAAATGCTTTACAGTTTAATTGTGGCTGCGATTCACAGCCCTCCAAACATGGCTTTGGTCAAGGCTTTTGTAGCTAAGCTGTTGAGGGACTTCTCTTCTAAGGAGTCGGCCAAGAGGGTACTGGAGAGGGCCTTCGATGCGAGCTTGAAGGTGGTCAAGGAATCAATGGAAGAGTATTCGAGTCCGACTTTTCGAGGGGATAATAACGAGACGGAGGCCATGCAGAGGCTAAATCTACACACTGCCATGACCAATGGTCGGCAATTGCTTTGGCTGGTCGAGAGAATGATTGAGCTCAAAGTGGCTGATACGGCCGTCAAGGAATGGAGCGAACAAGCCTCTCTTACTTCGGATCTTCAGAGGGCATTTCGTGATGATGCGTGGAGGAATCTCGTGCCGGGTCTCCCTGTTGTTGTGCTTCGCTCCACTTGTAAGCTTGCCAATGCGGTCGCCACTGGTAGTATTCTTGCTGCAACACAG GTAAACGTGTCCTGTTTACTTTGTTGA
- the LOC133798874 gene encoding uncharacterized protein At1g01500-like isoform X1, producing the protein MENSYESSNGHRPSDNGLMPGSHHPHKPKVSLPWLDLKVFYVRISRCVLDDSTPEYLTLNHVPLDPDTLLEVNGVRTSIYSDGETTLLRRDRLDKKSEEVTFVSTDNIRITGSVKFEVIDKDVLLLSGVLDLCNSNGFPRESNHGQRWIMDCESNIIVGTGFLKGKQLMAADTASPTIEVYIAGSFFGTPLILTKTLQLCSKKKHTRMALLDSIPEYETTQDQKEAPSRLALQCQNTQVAEYQHQKPESEDYSMYSGAAYLEGEDGELSWFNAGVRVGVGIGLSVCLGIGIGVGLLVRTYQGTTRNFRRRL; encoded by the exons ATGGAAAATTCATATGAAAGTTCAAACGGACACAGACCATCTGATAATGGACTCATGCCTGGGAGTCATCATCCTCACAAGCCCAAGGTTTCATTACCTTGGCTCGATTTAAAAGTTTTTTATGTTAGAATCAGCAGATGCGTACTTGATGATTCCACTCCCGAGTACCTCACTTTAAATCATGTTCCTCTGGATCCTGACACCCTTCTTGAAGTTAATGGTGTTAGGACCAGTATTTATTCAGATGGGGAAACGACCCTTCTTCGAAGGGATCGATTAGATAAGAAATCTGAAGAAGTAACATTTGTAAGCACTGACAATATAAGGATTACTGGAAGTGTGAAATTCGAGGTCATTGATAAGGATGTCCTTTTGCTATCTGGGGTCTTAGATTTGTGTAATAGTAATGGTTTCCCTAGGGAATCAAATCACGGCCAAAGATGGATCATGGATTGTGAATCAAATATAATTGTTGGGACTGGCTTCCTCAAAGGGAAGCAATTGATGGCTGCAGACACTGCTTCACCAACAATTGAGGTATATATTGCCGGGTCATTCTTTGGAACTCCACTTATCTTAACAAAGACTTTACAACTTTGTTCTAAAAAGAAGCATACAAGGATGGCACTGTTAGATTCAATACCCGAGTACGAGACAACACAAGACCAGAAAGAAGCTCCTTCCAGGCTAGCATTGCAG TGTCAAAATACGCAGGTGGCGGAATACCAGCACCAAAAACCAGAGAGTGAAGACTATAGCATGTACTCGGGGGCAGCATACTTAGAAGGTGAAGATGGAGAGCTTTCATGGTTCAATGCTGGTGTGAGAGTAGGTGTTGGCATTGGCCTCAGTGTATGTCTAGGAATCGGAATTGGAGTTGGCTTACTGGTTCGTACGTACCAAGGCACCACCAGAAACTTTAGAAGACGTCTTTAG
- the LOC133798874 gene encoding uncharacterized protein At1g01500-like isoform X3: MENSYESSNGHRPSDNGLMPGSHHPHKPKVSLPWLDLKVFYVRISRCVLDDSTPEYLTLNHVPLDPDTLLEVNGVRTSIYSDGETTLLRRDRLDKKSEEVTFVSTDNIRITGSVKFEVIDKDVLLLSGVLDLCNSNGFPRESNHGQRWIMDCESNIIVGTGFLKGKQLMAADTASPTIEVYIAGSFFGTPLILTKTLQLCSKKKHTRMALLDSIPEYETTQDQKEAPSRLALQLQVSKYAGGGIPAPKTRE; encoded by the exons ATGGAAAATTCATATGAAAGTTCAAACGGACACAGACCATCTGATAATGGACTCATGCCTGGGAGTCATCATCCTCACAAGCCCAAGGTTTCATTACCTTGGCTCGATTTAAAAGTTTTTTATGTTAGAATCAGCAGATGCGTACTTGATGATTCCACTCCCGAGTACCTCACTTTAAATCATGTTCCTCTGGATCCTGACACCCTTCTTGAAGTTAATGGTGTTAGGACCAGTATTTATTCAGATGGGGAAACGACCCTTCTTCGAAGGGATCGATTAGATAAGAAATCTGAAGAAGTAACATTTGTAAGCACTGACAATATAAGGATTACTGGAAGTGTGAAATTCGAGGTCATTGATAAGGATGTCCTTTTGCTATCTGGGGTCTTAGATTTGTGTAATAGTAATGGTTTCCCTAGGGAATCAAATCACGGCCAAAGATGGATCATGGATTGTGAATCAAATATAATTGTTGGGACTGGCTTCCTCAAAGGGAAGCAATTGATGGCTGCAGACACTGCTTCACCAACAATTGAGGTATATATTGCCGGGTCATTCTTTGGAACTCCACTTATCTTAACAAAGACTTTACAACTTTGTTCTAAAAAGAAGCATACAAGGATGGCACTGTTAGATTCAATACCCGAGTACGAGACAACACAAGACCAGAAAGAAGCTCCTTCCAGGCTAGCATTGCAG CTTCAAGTGTCAAAATACGCAGGTGGCGGAATACCAGCACCAAAAACCAGAGAGTGA